Proteins encoded by one window of Methanomassiliicoccaceae archaeon:
- a CDS encoding DUF4435 domain-containing protein — protein sequence MRDTLTPADIANEISMLMSSVEDTVLVVEGVTDSRLYGKFSDKDHVKIVVGHSKDNVRKSVDECWSRRGLIAIVGIVDSDLDRIVGKKRSPPIFQTDRRDLEMMMIGSPALDDILCEYADAFALEDFESKYGPIFDAVVSACYPVGLLMYISDRLKLSLSFRNLDFERFIDRRTLQVDIKQLVNEVISSTMNVCIGKNELLRHVTEEMTEDRDPIDFARGHDAVEVLLIGLKYIFGSFNSKNLREGELSGSLRLAFSDVYFHGTDLYSDTSDWAKKQCFKLWSLNLKV from the coding sequence ATGCGGGATACACTGACGCCGGCAGACATTGCGAATGAGATATCGATGCTGATGTCTTCCGTCGAGGATACCGTCCTCGTTGTCGAGGGGGTAACAGACAGCAGGCTCTACGGCAAGTTCAGCGATAAGGATCATGTGAAGATAGTCGTCGGTCATTCCAAAGACAACGTACGGAAGTCCGTCGACGAGTGTTGGAGCAGACGCGGCCTGATAGCGATTGTCGGCATAGTCGATTCCGACCTCGACAGGATCGTGGGCAAAAAACGGTCTCCTCCTATTTTTCAGACCGACCGGCGCGACCTGGAGATGATGATGATCGGCAGCCCGGCCCTCGACGACATATTGTGCGAATATGCCGATGCGTTCGCCCTAGAGGACTTCGAAAGTAAATACGGCCCGATTTTCGACGCCGTAGTGTCGGCGTGCTATCCTGTGGGCCTTTTGATGTACATCTCGGACAGGCTCAAGCTGAGCCTATCTTTCAGGAACCTCGACTTCGAGAGATTCATAGACCGCAGGACGCTCCAGGTCGACATCAAACAACTTGTGAACGAGGTCATCAGCTCGACCATGAACGTCTGTATCGGCAAGAACGAGCTTCTTCGCCATGTAACGGAAGAGATGACGGAAGATCGTGACCCGATAGATTTTGCCAGGGGACACGACGCGGTAGAGGTCCTTCTCATCGGCCTGAAATATATTTTCGGCTCGTTCAACAGCAAGAACCTGCGCGAAGGCGAGCTTTCCGGATCTCTGAGGCTGGCATTCAGCGACGTTTACTTCCACGGCACAGACCTGTACTCCGATACAAGCGACTGGGCGAAGAAGCAGTGTTTCAAACTGTGGTCACTCAATCTTAAGGTCTGA
- a CDS encoding ATP-binding protein, with product MKIRTITVYGLFDECDCSVSLNPGPVTFIYSTNGFGKSTVMRSVVALLRGEFDVLSRMPFERMDVNFSGDTTLIVENRNEINVLIQKNELEQTIEEAELHRLFRVSYIPPERQSVRRKDGHVVPAISVYAAEIKDRIRYAKENGNLLLPTDSQRLNLSDGDFVLLFKDLKAKLDFMKGAGLEPEMPSGLRFPPERHDLTSRKRQDYQNLAFGLSEYIRRFYRLAESIVVFKDIINGLLIGKNIEINEKDNLTVRLNSGKELPLISLSSGEKQIMVIIYRLLFQTENSSLVALDEPENSLHVEWQQKLGNILVDLAKLRDLQFIIATHSPQIIHDKWDMARELKANNAGYTDAGRHCE from the coding sequence ATGAAGATCAGAACGATAACGGTTTACGGGCTCTTCGACGAATGCGACTGCAGCGTCAGTCTCAACCCTGGGCCTGTGACCTTTATCTATTCGACGAATGGGTTCGGCAAATCGACCGTCATGAGATCGGTCGTCGCCCTGCTCAGAGGGGAGTTCGACGTACTTTCACGCATGCCCTTCGAGAGGATGGATGTTAATTTCTCCGGCGATACGACGCTTATCGTCGAAAACCGCAACGAAATTAACGTCCTCATACAAAAGAACGAACTCGAACAGACGATAGAAGAAGCAGAGCTGCACAGATTGTTCCGGGTATCGTACATCCCGCCGGAGAGACAGTCGGTCAGGAGGAAGGACGGGCATGTTGTTCCCGCCATTTCGGTGTATGCGGCCGAGATAAAGGACCGCATCAGATATGCAAAAGAGAACGGCAACCTTTTGTTACCTACGGATTCTCAACGCCTCAATCTGTCGGACGGAGACTTCGTGCTCCTCTTTAAAGACCTCAAAGCCAAGTTGGATTTCATGAAAGGGGCCGGACTCGAGCCCGAGATGCCTTCCGGCCTTCGCTTCCCGCCCGAGCGCCACGACCTGACATCCAGAAAGAGGCAGGATTATCAGAATCTGGCCTTCGGTCTTAGCGAATATATCAGAAGATTCTACCGGCTCGCAGAATCCATAGTCGTATTCAAGGATATCATCAACGGTCTTTTGATCGGAAAGAACATCGAGATAAACGAAAAAGACAACCTGACCGTAAGGCTCAACAGCGGTAAGGAACTGCCTTTGATCTCGTTGTCCTCGGGAGAGAAGCAGATCATGGTGATAATATACCGCCTGCTTTTTCAGACGGAAAACAGTTCCCTGGTGGCCCTCGACGAGCCCGAGAACTCCTTGCATGTGGAATGGCAGCAGAAGCTCGGGAACATACTCGTTGATCTGGCGAAGCTTAGGGACCTTCAGTTCATCATAGCAACCCACTCGCCTCAGATAATCCATGACAAATGGGATATGGCAAGGGAGCTGAAAGCTAACAATGCGGGATACACTGACGCCGGCAGACATTGCGAATGA
- the hisD gene encoding histidinol dehydrogenase has protein sequence MWKHVSEDFWKENRASKVGDVTDAVSSIIDEVRTGGDVALFELTKKFDKQDLKRLEVTREEIEDAYDSIDQELVEELENAAYNIERFHEMQVPPDMWLREVEPGITLGVKSTPLERIGCYVPGGRASYPSTALMCIIPARVAGVGEIICCTPAPVNPATLVAMDIAGADEIYKIGGAQAVAAMAMGTESVPKVQKIVGPGNVYVTAAKMMLRNEVEIDFPAGPSEIGVLADSSAVCDYIAADLIAQAEHDPSSASLLITDDPDMPDIVWEAMERMMEGQPRKNIILKALENSGYIVAGDMGSAIDIMNRIAPEHLSIQTSDPMAVLSKVRNAGSIFVGPYTPVAAGDYASGTNHVLPTAGNSSTASGLNVAHFRKTSTVQMLTREGLESLAPTIEMLSTSEGLHAHCDSVKVRFDDVE, from the coding sequence ATGTGGAAGCACGTAAGCGAGGATTTCTGGAAGGAGAACCGCGCGTCGAAGGTCGGAGATGTCACGGATGCGGTTAGCAGCATCATCGATGAAGTTCGCACAGGCGGAGATGTAGCGCTGTTCGAGCTTACCAAGAAATTCGACAAACAGGACCTCAAACGGCTGGAGGTAACACGCGAAGAGATCGAGGATGCATACGATTCGATCGATCAGGAACTCGTCGAAGAACTGGAGAACGCTGCATACAACATCGAGCGCTTCCATGAGATGCAGGTCCCTCCGGACATGTGGCTGAGAGAGGTCGAGCCGGGAATAACATTGGGAGTGAAGAGCACCCCCCTCGAAAGGATCGGATGCTACGTTCCAGGAGGCCGCGCATCATATCCCAGCACCGCGCTGATGTGCATAATTCCGGCCAGGGTCGCAGGTGTCGGCGAGATAATATGCTGCACCCCTGCGCCCGTCAACCCTGCGACTCTTGTCGCCATGGACATCGCCGGAGCCGACGAGATATACAAGATAGGGGGAGCTCAGGCCGTGGCGGCAATGGCCATGGGCACCGAGAGCGTACCCAAGGTCCAGAAAATCGTCGGTCCGGGAAACGTGTACGTGACCGCAGCGAAGATGATGCTCCGCAACGAGGTCGAGATAGATTTCCCCGCAGGGCCCAGCGAGATCGGGGTGCTGGCGGATTCCAGCGCAGTATGCGACTATATCGCGGCAGACCTAATAGCACAGGCCGAGCACGACCCATCGTCCGCCAGTCTGCTCATAACGGACGATCCGGACATGCCGGACATCGTCTGGGAAGCGATGGAGCGCATGATGGAGGGCCAGCCCAGAAAGAATATAATACTCAAGGCGCTCGAGAACTCAGGTTACATCGTCGCCGGAGATATGGGTTCGGCCATCGACATAATGAACAGGATCGCCCCCGAGCATCTTTCGATACAGACATCCGATCCCATGGCCGTTCTTTCCAAGGTCAGGAATGCAGGCTCGATATTCGTCGGCCCATATACGCCTGTGGCTGCCGGAGACTACGCTTCAGGGACCAACCACGTCCTGCCTACGGCGGGAAACTCCTCCACCGCGTCCGGCCTGAACGTGGCACACTTCCGCAAGACATCCACCGTGCAGATGCTGACCCGTGAAGGGCTGGAGTCGCTTGCGCCGACGATCGAAATGCTATCCACATCGGAAGGACTGCACGCGCACTGCGATTCAGTGAAGGTCCGCTTCGACGATGTGGAGTGA
- the ppk1 gene encoding polyphosphate kinase 1 produces MDHIDLYDPNLYINRELSWLEFNRSCLDEANDKDVPLLERLKFLAICYGNLDEFFMIRVPGIINGIVAGAPILDAPDIEHDTARLLSKINSKVAELLNGYNACWHELRSELSRTGIRILSIDDLSDEQTEAVDLFYNDRIHPLLTPLALDVSHPFPFISNNSLSLAVKMEGPKGQGMYARIKVPLGPFNRFVRIPSESSGFDYILLEDIVRHNVHKLFPGFEINGVYAFRVTRNADTKVTIDEACDLMSAVEESIEGRGTGFPVRMVTESSMPQDMVDLFGKNLNLNAQQIHSSNSPLMLNSLWELYDLNIPSLKEKEFKPHCPPELAEGSSIFDAVAKRDWVLYHPYESFGIIVRFLQEAAHDPAVQSIKVCLYRIGKDPSIIQALRDARERGKTVSVLMEIRAKFDETNNIQLAKSMEQLGIHVVFGPIELKVHSKLLQVVRLEGGHLVRYTHMSSGNYNVSTAKQYADISFLTVNEDIGEDVGELFNSLTGYFGPKEYKHLLVSPLNLKSSLIDKISREIKRKEETGSGYIVLKANGLIDADIIASLYSASIAGVKIELNIRGLCCLRPGIPGVSENIRVVRVIDRFLEHARIYYFENGGDPEMYMGSSDIMPRNLLARVETLFPVLDKDMLISVRDNILHVHLSDNVKARELTADGTYVPVVRKKKDPLIRSQKWLIDHRGCWHG; encoded by the coding sequence ATGGACCATATAGATCTTTACGATCCGAATCTGTATATCAACAGGGAGCTTTCGTGGCTCGAGTTCAACAGGAGCTGCCTGGACGAGGCGAACGACAAGGACGTCCCGCTGCTCGAGCGCCTGAAGTTCCTGGCCATCTGCTATGGGAACCTGGACGAGTTCTTCATGATCCGTGTCCCGGGGATAATCAACGGCATAGTTGCAGGCGCACCGATACTGGACGCGCCCGACATAGAGCACGATACCGCCCGCCTGCTGTCAAAGATCAATTCCAAGGTGGCGGAGCTGTTGAACGGATACAATGCCTGTTGGCACGAACTGAGGTCCGAACTCTCAAGAACAGGTATAAGGATCCTGTCCATCGACGATCTTTCGGACGAGCAGACGGAGGCCGTCGATTTGTTCTACAACGACCGCATTCATCCGCTCCTCACACCTCTGGCACTTGACGTTTCACATCCCTTCCCGTTCATTTCCAACAACTCGCTGAGCTTAGCGGTCAAGATGGAAGGGCCCAAGGGCCAGGGCATGTATGCGAGGATCAAGGTCCCCCTGGGACCGTTCAATCGCTTTGTGCGCATTCCGTCCGAATCATCAGGCTTCGACTATATTCTGCTGGAGGACATCGTGCGTCACAACGTGCACAAGCTGTTCCCCGGTTTCGAGATAAACGGCGTCTACGCGTTCAGGGTGACCAGGAACGCCGACACGAAGGTCACCATCGACGAGGCATGCGACCTCATGTCGGCGGTCGAGGAATCCATCGAAGGCAGAGGCACCGGTTTCCCTGTAAGGATGGTGACCGAGTCGAGCATGCCTCAGGACATGGTCGATCTTTTCGGCAAGAACCTGAATCTGAACGCGCAGCAGATACACAGCTCCAATTCCCCACTGATGCTGAACAGCCTATGGGAACTGTACGATCTCAACATTCCAAGTTTGAAGGAGAAGGAGTTCAAGCCGCACTGCCCTCCGGAGCTTGCCGAGGGGTCGTCGATATTCGATGCGGTCGCCAAGAGGGACTGGGTGCTTTACCATCCGTACGAATCTTTCGGGATCATAGTCAGGTTCCTTCAGGAGGCCGCCCATGACCCGGCAGTGCAGAGCATCAAGGTGTGCCTGTACAGGATAGGCAAGGACCCGTCGATAATCCAGGCGCTGAGGGATGCGAGAGAGAGGGGCAAGACCGTCTCCGTCCTTATGGAGATCAGGGCCAAGTTCGACGAGACCAACAATATCCAGCTTGCAAAAAGCATGGAACAGCTGGGGATACATGTGGTCTTCGGCCCGATAGAACTGAAGGTCCATTCGAAGCTTCTTCAGGTGGTGCGCCTGGAGGGGGGGCATCTCGTAAGATATACCCACATGAGCTCCGGCAACTACAATGTAAGCACGGCCAAGCAGTATGCCGACATATCGTTCCTGACGGTCAATGAGGACATCGGAGAGGACGTCGGAGAATTGTTCAATTCGCTGACGGGCTATTTCGGCCCGAAGGAATACAAACATCTGCTGGTGTCGCCTCTGAACCTCAAATCTTCGCTTATAGATAAGATAAGCCGCGAGATCAAGCGCAAGGAGGAGACCGGCAGCGGGTACATCGTGCTGAAGGCCAACGGCCTGATCGATGCGGACATCATAGCCAGCCTCTACAGCGCATCGATAGCGGGCGTGAAGATCGAGCTCAACATACGCGGCCTATGCTGCCTGCGCCCCGGAATACCGGGCGTTTCGGAGAACATACGGGTCGTAAGGGTGATCGACAGGTTCCTGGAGCACGCAAGAATATACTATTTCGAGAACGGAGGGGACCCCGAGATGTACATGGGCTCTTCGGACATAATGCCGAGGAATCTTTTGGCAAGGGTCGAGACATTGTTCCCGGTCCTCGACAAGGATATGCTGATATCCGTAAGGGACAACATCCTGCATGTCCATCTTTCCGACAACGTCAAGGCGAGAGAGCTTACCGCCGACGGTACGTATGTGCCGGTGGTCAGGAAGAAAAAGGACCCGTTGATCAGGTCGCAGAAGTGGCTGATAGACCACAGAGGGTGCTGGCATGGTTGA
- a CDS encoding exodeoxyribonuclease VII small subunit, whose protein sequence is MNEDIGKMNFEECITALEALVKELESGTLDLDKSLEVYERATVLRDRCKKILEESERRVQKITETSEGVKRSDLKIE, encoded by the coding sequence ATGAATGAAGATATTGGAAAAATGAACTTCGAGGAATGCATCACCGCACTCGAAGCGTTGGTTAAGGAACTGGAAAGCGGCACACTCGATCTTGACAAAAGTTTGGAGGTCTACGAACGTGCGACCGTGCTCAGGGACCGTTGCAAGAAGATACTCGAGGAAAGCGAACGCAGAGTGCAGAAGATAACGGAAACATCCGAAGGCGTCAAGAGGTCAGACCTTAAGATTGAGTGA
- a CDS encoding NAD-binding protein, which translates to MNIIIIGAGNVGFTSAETLSTVHNVMMIEKDALRADTVKNMLNVSVLHEDGTNPKILELAIEKHDADIIVSTLPSDGLNLFVCIVSKKCRPALRTVATIKNPDYMITTTSEGDVGVDMIISPEIISSNKIFKLATLENVVDYETIKSLGLAIATFRVSGSQSIVGNVILNLDIPDECNIVCIYRGDDVIIDVETAEIRPEDRITVIGSERGMEAFNAMIGIEEEALEFVILGAGVVGMNVAKALSKMNKKVYVKIIEENTDLCREAARTLTDAIVVNSDSLDPHILKTENVGRADVLISVTDADEKNLLACMASLKFGTRKVISRYLTREYKDIFRFTGIETIIGYHLIIANEITKGLISDEDSILKMKHESEYFFSVKIDAKSPLFNHFFGDLDIPEGVRFAAVLRNGRILYPKYDTNFKENDRVLIYAYMSKMSAVKKLLGKNMPGL; encoded by the coding sequence ATGAACATTATCATTATCGGCGCGGGAAATGTCGGATTCACCTCCGCAGAGACCCTATCGACCGTCCACAATGTTATGATGATCGAAAAGGACGCTCTGAGGGCCGACACCGTCAAGAACATGCTGAATGTTTCGGTGCTCCACGAGGACGGCACCAATCCTAAGATCCTAGAGCTGGCAATAGAGAAGCACGATGCGGACATTATAGTCTCGACGCTTCCGTCGGACGGCCTGAACCTGTTCGTTTGCATCGTATCGAAGAAATGCAGGCCGGCGCTGCGCACGGTAGCCACGATCAAGAACCCCGATTATATGATAACGACGACGAGCGAGGGGGACGTTGGCGTCGATATGATCATCTCCCCCGAGATCATCAGCTCGAACAAGATATTCAAACTGGCCACGCTGGAGAACGTCGTGGATTACGAAACGATCAAATCCCTGGGACTGGCTATTGCAACTTTCAGAGTAAGCGGTTCCCAAAGCATCGTAGGGAATGTCATACTTAATCTGGACATCCCGGACGAGTGCAACATAGTTTGCATATATCGTGGCGACGACGTGATCATCGATGTTGAAACAGCCGAAATCCGTCCCGAAGACCGCATAACCGTCATCGGCAGCGAGAGGGGCATGGAGGCCTTCAATGCGATGATAGGTATCGAAGAGGAGGCCCTGGAATTCGTCATACTCGGTGCGGGCGTCGTGGGAATGAACGTAGCCAAAGCCTTGAGCAAAATGAACAAGAAAGTATACGTTAAAATCATAGAAGAGAACACAGACCTCTGCAGGGAGGCCGCCCGCACTCTTACGGACGCCATTGTCGTCAACTCGGATTCGCTCGATCCGCATATACTGAAAACGGAGAATGTGGGAAGGGCCGACGTTCTGATCAGCGTGACCGATGCGGATGAAAAAAATCTGCTTGCGTGCATGGCATCCCTCAAGTTCGGTACCAGGAAAGTCATATCGAGATACCTTACGAGGGAATACAAGGACATATTCCGCTTTACCGGGATAGAGACCATTATCGGATATCATCTGATCATCGCCAACGAGATAACAAAAGGTCTCATTTCGGACGAGGACTCGATCCTCAAGATGAAACACGAAAGCGAGTATTTCTTCAGTGTGAAAATAGACGCGAAATCGCCTCTGTTCAACCATTTCTTCGGAGATCTGGACATTCCCGAGGGAGTCCGTTTTGCCGCGGTGTTGCGAAACGGGAGGATATTATATCCCAAATACGACACTAATTTCAAGGAAAACGACAGAGTGCTCATCTATGCATACATGTCCAAAATGTCGGCTGTGAAAAAGCTGCTGGGAAAGAACATGCCGGGGCTGTGA
- a CDS encoding TrkH family potassium uptake protein, giving the protein MSLIEGEVKISKGARWRNTVLHTLGLIMLLMGISLIAPFATAVYFGEDYEIFLTPLFIMVLVGLVMLIMFKEEDDGLQATSGIMMIGGAFLIMLLVGATPFILYGMPLIDSLFESMSGITTTGYTMVRDFETFPQSLFLWRSMTQWMGGVSVILIFLYMLPIMGIGGKGFFINEMSGSGTKNFSVRLKDSAKSFLLIYVLLTVVQAILLNLFGVSVIDSVCMTLSTVSTGGFMNSANSIADYNYMVKMIDVAFMLLGGTNFYIHFKGLYKGRLKPYFKNTEFRWTIYWYVGVSILITMLLTQASRNIELGHLAETMADSLFTVVSMGTSTGFAVVDFTDPAIWPVPLCSILLLIVAFAGGMSGSTAGGVKMYRFVIIGKYIKNSIYKTLHPMAVYDVKLDGSSVEESSVINAFITLALFALTIVIASVIFMLMGILPIDSVGLAVTSVCNTGASIGEYGPFDTLYSLDPIVKTIMILIMFLGRLEIATALLFFMPGFWKEVVRNRGRRARTISEFSIRDRIYRR; this is encoded by the coding sequence TTGTCGCTTATCGAAGGAGAGGTGAAAATAAGCAAAGGTGCCCGCTGGAGGAACACCGTACTGCATACTCTCGGGCTCATAATGCTCCTTATGGGGATTTCGCTTATCGCCCCGTTCGCTACCGCCGTCTATTTTGGGGAAGACTACGAGATATTCCTGACGCCCCTTTTCATAATGGTCCTTGTCGGCCTTGTGATGCTCATAATGTTCAAGGAGGAAGATGACGGCCTTCAGGCAACTTCCGGAATAATGATGATCGGGGGTGCGTTTTTGATAATGCTGCTGGTCGGCGCCACTCCGTTCATTCTTTACGGGATGCCGCTTATCGACTCGCTTTTCGAATCGATGAGCGGGATTACAACCACCGGATATACGATGGTCAGGGATTTCGAGACCTTCCCTCAGAGCCTTTTCCTGTGGAGGTCGATGACCCAGTGGATGGGAGGCGTATCGGTAATCCTGATATTCCTTTATATGTTGCCAATAATGGGAATTGGCGGAAAAGGATTCTTCATCAACGAGATGTCCGGCTCGGGCACAAAGAACTTTTCCGTAAGGCTGAAGGACTCTGCCAAGAGCTTCCTTTTGATCTATGTGCTGCTGACGGTCGTCCAGGCCATACTTCTTAATTTATTCGGGGTGAGCGTGATAGATTCCGTATGCATGACGCTCTCCACAGTATCGACCGGGGGATTCATGAACAGCGCCAACAGCATAGCGGATTACAACTACATGGTCAAGATGATAGATGTAGCGTTCATGCTTCTGGGCGGTACGAACTTCTACATCCACTTCAAGGGATTGTACAAGGGGCGCCTGAAACCGTATTTCAAGAACACGGAGTTCAGATGGACCATCTATTGGTATGTGGGAGTGAGCATTCTCATAACCATGCTTCTAACACAGGCCAGCAGGAACATCGAACTCGGTCATCTGGCTGAAACGATGGCAGATTCGCTGTTCACCGTTGTTTCCATGGGAACCTCCACCGGGTTCGCCGTGGTGGACTTCACCGACCCTGCCATATGGCCGGTGCCGCTTTGCTCCATACTTTTGCTGATCGTGGCTTTCGCGGGGGGCATGAGCGGATCTACCGCAGGAGGTGTCAAGATGTACCGTTTTGTCATAATCGGCAAGTACATCAAGAACAGCATCTACAAGACCCTTCACCCTATGGCCGTATACGATGTGAAATTGGACGGCAGCAGCGTGGAGGAGTCTTCGGTCATAAATGCCTTTATAACGCTGGCACTGTTCGCTTTGACCATAGTGATCGCATCCGTGATTTTCATGCTGATGGGCATTCTGCCCATCGATTCGGTCGGGCTCGCCGTAACCTCCGTGTGCAACACCGGAGCTTCGATAGGAGAATACGGACCGTTCGATACCCTTTATTCGCTGGACCCTATAGTTAAAACAATCATGATCTTGATCATGTTCCTCGGACGTCTTGAAATAGCCACCGCACTGCTGTTCTTCATGCCCGGCTTCTGGAAGGAGGTCGTCAGGAACAGAGGCAGAAGGGCCCGCACGATCAGCGAATTCAGCATACGGGACCGCATATACAGGCGCTGA
- a CDS encoding Ppx/GppA phosphatase family protein: MVDSRTVGFIDVGTNSIHVLVTQFFTDSVGTPIFDDKESVRLGQNLFAEGYIDQDTIERTKLVIGRFVKIAKDMGAEEIFAFATCAAREAYNRNELLEAASESGVDLRIISGIEEARLVGLGVFGPYGPPDRCVDIDLGGGSTEINLSKGSEMLFLDSLMAGSVRFSYGLGIDQSGVVSKADYDKILRAVDKVAINTANRLREIGFDRAVGSSGTMINLAEMCAARRDGDYSYMTRKELSELMAELCAMDEVQRRNVPRMNPGRSDIIIGGGAIAEGLMYLFEIDKIFISERGLREGMQFDYLLGKGRKEFNLRRSSVMTLARRCGFNEKHASQVNMLTMQLFDNMKDMGLHSMNGEVRELLGYAAILHDIGEFISYNKHNNHSYTIISNSNMPGFSSTELEDMALMAKFHHKRFPGAGYKLLKGMPKQQVKNIRYCALMLRMADVLDRHRSSPVDSMRVLAVGGNVLIDLKSKEDLSMEVWKLEELSEPFMDVFGRELRICASGWGDV; this comes from the coding sequence ATGGTTGACAGCAGGACCGTCGGCTTCATAGACGTGGGGACAAATTCCATACACGTGCTGGTGACCCAGTTCTTCACCGACTCGGTGGGCACCCCGATATTCGACGACAAGGAGTCCGTCAGGCTCGGCCAGAACCTGTTCGCGGAAGGCTACATAGACCAGGACACGATCGAAAGGACGAAACTGGTGATAGGGCGGTTCGTCAAGATAGCCAAGGACATGGGCGCGGAGGAGATATTCGCGTTCGCGACATGCGCCGCCCGCGAGGCGTACAACAGGAACGAACTGCTGGAAGCGGCTTCGGAATCGGGCGTGGACCTGAGGATAATTTCGGGCATCGAGGAGGCCAGGCTCGTAGGGCTCGGGGTCTTCGGGCCTTACGGGCCTCCGGACAGGTGCGTGGATATAGACCTCGGCGGAGGAAGCACCGAGATCAATCTTTCCAAAGGCAGCGAAATGTTGTTCTTGGACAGCCTCATGGCAGGCTCGGTCCGTTTCTCGTATGGGCTGGGGATAGATCAAAGCGGCGTCGTCTCCAAAGCCGACTACGATAAGATACTCCGTGCGGTGGACAAAGTTGCCATCAACACGGCCAACAGGCTCCGGGAGATAGGATTCGACCGGGCGGTGGGGTCGTCGGGGACCATGATAAACCTGGCCGAGATGTGCGCCGCCCGCAGAGACGGCGACTACTCGTACATGACGCGCAAAGAACTTTCGGAGCTTATGGCAGAACTGTGCGCGATGGACGAGGTCCAGCGCCGCAACGTCCCCAGGATGAACCCGGGAAGGTCGGATATAATCATCGGCGGCGGAGCGATCGCCGAGGGGCTGATGTATCTTTTCGAGATCGACAAGATATTCATAAGCGAACGCGGGCTGAGAGAGGGGATGCAGTTCGACTACCTTCTGGGAAAGGGCAGGAAGGAGTTCAATCTGAGGCGATCCTCCGTGATGACCCTTGCAAGGCGTTGCGGGTTCAACGAGAAGCACGCCTCACAGGTCAACATGCTCACGATGCAGCTCTTCGACAACATGAAGGACATGGGCCTGCACTCCATGAACGGAGAAGTCAGGGAACTGCTCGGATATGCGGCGATTCTGCACGATATCGGCGAGTTCATCAGCTATAATAAGCACAACAATCACTCCTATACCATAATTTCTAACTCGAACATGCCCGGTTTCTCGTCGACCGAACTGGAGGATATGGCGCTCATGGCCAAGTTCCACCACAAACGCTTCCCGGGCGCAGGCTACAAGCTTCTGAAGGGGATGCCCAAGCAGCAGGTGAAGAACATCCGCTATTGCGCATTGATGCTGCGTATGGCCGATGTTCTGGACAGGCACAGGTCCTCTCCAGTCGACAGCATGCGCGTGCTCGCGGTCGGCGGCAATGTGCTGATCGATCTGAAGTCCAAGGAGGATCTGAGCATGGAGGTTTGGAAGCTCGAAGAGCTCTCCGAGCCGTTCATGGATGTTTTCGGACGCGAGCTGAGGATCTGCGCCTCCGGATGGGGAGACGTAA